The Deltaproteobacteria bacterium genome window below encodes:
- a CDS encoding exonuclease SbcCD subunit D produces the protein MVNFIHSSDWHLGKTLFGRPLLADQESALKELLERFESPGARPDFLLLAGDLFDRSVPPEDAIRVLSRFLTEVVQKLEIPVCMIPGNHDSNTRVGMGAELMRASGLHVFSTCDSIFHPFEHIAGENKVAVYGIPYLEPTEWGHFFKTETPVRSHEEALKLILQSLATPIKIHRERGFRIVLMLHAYVTGGEISESERPLSVGGSEMVPAELLSDFDYVALGHLHRPQKIKTEKIRYSGSLFPYSQSEADQEKGVCEIRLGSTEKDDLFRFTPFQRSKKLRVIEGALEDLIETERQKEKEKREDYIIALLTETAMPFEAYRRLSAVLPGLLHVSRKTDWTRESAESSDRLHRNMRRELSDAEILMQFGQAAATEPLSEEDLRWLVEMLGRFTKEDHEVQP, from the coding sequence GTGGTAAACTTCATTCATTCTTCAGATTGGCACCTCGGAAAGACCCTTTTTGGGCGGCCACTGTTGGCAGATCAAGAATCCGCGCTCAAAGAATTGCTCGAGCGGTTTGAATCGCCTGGCGCGCGGCCCGATTTTCTATTGCTAGCTGGAGATCTATTCGATCGGAGCGTTCCGCCTGAAGATGCGATTCGGGTGCTCAGTAGGTTTTTAACGGAAGTCGTTCAAAAGCTAGAAATACCCGTTTGCATGATTCCTGGTAACCACGATTCAAACACTCGCGTTGGAATGGGCGCAGAACTTATGAGGGCCTCCGGTCTCCACGTTTTTTCGACCTGCGATTCTATCTTTCATCCATTCGAACATATCGCGGGCGAAAACAAGGTCGCGGTCTACGGCATCCCTTACCTCGAGCCAACAGAGTGGGGGCACTTCTTCAAAACTGAAACTCCCGTGCGAAGTCACGAAGAAGCGCTGAAACTAATTTTGCAAAGTCTAGCGACGCCAATCAAAATTCACCGCGAGCGCGGATTCCGCATCGTACTTATGCTTCATGCCTACGTCACAGGTGGCGAAATTTCCGAATCCGAGCGACCGCTTTCGGTCGGTGGAAGCGAAATGGTACCAGCCGAACTTTTATCAGATTTCGATTATGTCGCGCTTGGACACCTTCACCGTCCGCAAAAAATTAAGACGGAGAAAATTCGTTACAGTGGATCGCTCTTCCCCTACTCACAATCCGAGGCAGATCAGGAAAAAGGCGTTTGTGAGATCCGACTCGGATCGACCGAAAAAGATGATCTGTTTAGATTCACTCCATTTCAGAGATCTAAAAAGTTAAGAGTCATTGAGGGCGCGCTCGAAGATCTCATCGAAACCGAGCGGCAGAAAGAAAAAGAAAAACGAGAGGACTACATCATTGCCCTGTTGACCGAAACCGCGATGCCTTTTGAGGCCTATCGTCGATTGAGCGCTGTCCTTCCGGGGCTTCTTCACGTCAGTCGAAAGACGGATTGGACAAGAGAAAGTGCCGAGTCCTCCGATCGACTTCATCGAAACATGCGTCGGGAACTTTCGGATGCCGAAATTTTGATGCAATTCGGTCAAGCGGCTGCCACAGAGCCACTCTCCGAGGAAGATCTTCGCTGGTTAGTCGAGATGCTTGGTCGCTTTACGAAAGAAGATCACGAGGTTCAGCCATGA